In a single window of the Pseudomonas sp. B21-015 genome:
- a CDS encoding paraquat-inducible protein A, protein MPDSVDAPGLSDLPLDGLVACHECDLLMRKPELAHGEKAICPRCGYELYAHRHNVVQRSLALVIAALLLYIPANFLPIMQLHLLGQSSNDTVWSGVVGLFDTGMQGVAAVVFLCSMGIPLLKLLCQLVVLLSIRFDIGRSYGLLLYRIYHHLRDWGMLEVYLMGVLVAIVKLADMAAITVGFGLACFISLLLVQVWLEVVMSPHQIWQALSGEDAHAGD, encoded by the coding sequence ATGCCAGATTCGGTTGACGCCCCTGGGCTGTCAGATTTACCGCTGGACGGTTTGGTAGCGTGTCATGAGTGCGACTTGCTGATGCGCAAGCCTGAACTCGCCCATGGTGAGAAGGCCATTTGTCCACGCTGCGGTTATGAACTGTATGCCCATCGGCACAATGTCGTGCAGCGCAGTCTCGCCCTGGTCATTGCCGCACTGTTGTTGTACATCCCCGCGAACTTTTTACCCATCATGCAGCTCCATCTACTCGGGCAGTCATCGAATGATACTGTCTGGAGCGGCGTTGTCGGCCTGTTCGATACCGGTATGCAGGGCGTAGCAGCAGTGGTATTTCTCTGCAGCATGGGGATTCCACTGCTCAAGCTGCTCTGCCAATTGGTCGTGCTGCTGAGTATCCGCTTCGATATCGGACGCAGTTACGGTTTGCTGCTCTACCGCATTTATCACCATCTACGGGACTGGGGGATGCTCGAGGTTTACCTCATGGGCGTACTGGTTGCGATCGTCAAGTTGGCCGATATGGCGGCGATTACCGTAGGTTTTGGTCTGGCATGCTTTATCAGTTTGTTGTTGGTCCAGGTCTGGCTGGAAGTGGTGATGTCACCGCATCAGATCTGGCAGGCTTTATCAGGAGAAGATGCCCATGCGGGCGATTGA
- the mksE gene encoding Mks condensin complex protein MksE — protein sequence MHLDLNELSQLAPIFRELFKGYHVSRRDPELYAQLSNFQDQYRTLFKALGFELVCDTRGFYYFVPDLAAAAVNKTAQRLALFTFILVEHLADQGRDPVAVLDGGSLGRDELPSLLEKYRDLFIQAEVQTVEELEEKIMRRMTQLGFASEETGIYRFLPPMHRFLDVCLSVQQDRDLAASLHSVLPLPVPVLIDDDSDEKLLQTDDPLDLSDFEEESEEDAMARAIAEEQETDA from the coding sequence ATGCATCTTGATCTAAACGAACTGTCCCAGCTGGCGCCGATCTTTCGCGAGCTGTTCAAGGGCTACCACGTCAGCCGCCGCGATCCGGAGCTGTACGCGCAACTGTCTAACTTCCAGGACCAGTACCGCACGCTGTTCAAGGCGTTGGGCTTTGAGCTGGTCTGCGACACACGTGGTTTCTACTACTTCGTGCCGGACCTCGCTGCTGCGGCAGTGAACAAGACCGCGCAACGTCTGGCGCTGTTCACCTTCATTCTCGTCGAGCATCTGGCCGATCAGGGCCGCGACCCGGTCGCCGTGCTGGATGGGGGCAGCCTCGGCCGCGATGAATTGCCATCGCTGCTGGAGAAATACCGCGACCTGTTTATCCAGGCCGAAGTGCAGACCGTCGAAGAACTCGAAGAAAAAATCATGCGCCGCATGACCCAGCTCGGATTCGCCAGCGAAGAGACCGGCATCTACCGTTTCCTGCCGCCGATGCACCGTTTCCTCGACGTGTGCCTGTCGGTTCAGCAGGACCGCGATCTGGCGGCCAGCCTGCACAGCGTGTTGCCTCTGCCGGTTCCAGTGTTGATCGACGACGATAGCGACGAAAAATTACTGCAAACCGATGATCCGCTCGACTTGAGTGACTTCGAGGAAGAAAGCGAAGAAGACGCCATGGCCCGCGCCATTGCCGAAGAACAGGAGACCGACGCATGA
- a CDS encoding serine kinase/phosphatase, producing the protein MTDSRRPVDPVQPKAIDDDEDRSVRELDFDEEEPGARIGDLIPEPERAQKMPDKRIREAGMTGDNESTDDDMSPETLIREDGARDAHEEGEGGQADWDLSIVDEDDIGGGNGLDEAELARRDPLDSKR; encoded by the coding sequence ATGACTGATTCACGACGTCCGGTCGATCCGGTGCAACCCAAGGCCATCGACGACGACGAGGACCGCTCGGTGCGTGAGCTGGATTTCGACGAAGAAGAACCTGGCGCCAGAATCGGCGACCTGATCCCCGAACCCGAGCGTGCACAGAAGATGCCCGACAAGCGCATCCGTGAAGCTGGCATGACCGGGGACAATGAATCCACCGACGATGACATGAGCCCGGAAACCCTCATTCGTGAAGACGGCGCACGGGATGCCCACGAAGAAGGTGAAGGCGGCCAGGCGGATTGGGATTTGAGCATTGTCGATGAGGACGACATCGGCGGGGGCAATGGGCTGGATGAAGCAGAGTTGGCGCGGCGCGATCCGTTAGACAGCAAGCGCTGA
- a CDS encoding energy transducer TonB: MQVVNWLPRTELPFAAPSRPELLEMPEPLVIAPVAPAPVADASVEPAVKPAERVKIEVPRPSLSSTRTGAKVVEEAEEAPVIAKAPQVPPPRFALQLLRAGRCLLLVELPTGETFQTRDPAYLLLKDMLRAAGLPDSPQIVGEPVRWPLLTRGTMDQGPEAARDFVQGFLSARLEDAPCVCLWLIGLPAVRFAGEANAESFNRELQVEGLGSVWALPGLELLMEEPQRKADVWQAMRRLMARWKESNE, encoded by the coding sequence ATGCAGGTGGTCAACTGGCTGCCGCGCACCGAATTGCCCTTTGCTGCGCCGTCGCGGCCCGAGCTCCTGGAGATGCCTGAACCGTTGGTCATCGCCCCGGTTGCGCCGGCTCCCGTGGCTGATGCGTCGGTGGAACCTGCGGTCAAACCGGCCGAGCGGGTGAAAATCGAGGTGCCGCGTCCATCATTGTCGAGCACGCGCACCGGGGCCAAAGTGGTGGAGGAAGCCGAAGAAGCGCCGGTTATCGCCAAGGCTCCTCAGGTTCCGCCACCGCGTTTCGCCCTGCAATTGCTGCGCGCCGGTCGTTGCCTGTTACTGGTGGAGTTACCCACAGGCGAAACCTTCCAGACCCGCGATCCGGCCTATCTGTTGCTCAAGGACATGCTGCGCGCCGCCGGTCTGCCGGACAGCCCGCAGATCGTCGGCGAGCCGGTGCGCTGGCCGCTGCTGACGCGCGGGACCATGGATCAAGGGCCGGAAGCGGCTCGGGATTTCGTACAGGGCTTTTTGTCGGCCCGACTGGAAGACGCTCCGTGCGTCTGCCTGTGGCTGATCGGCCTGCCGGCGGTGCGTTTTGCCGGTGAGGCGAACGCCGAATCCTTCAACCGTGAACTCCAGGTCGAAGGCCTGGGCTCGGTCTGGGCCTTGCCGGGTCTGGAATTATTAATGGAAGAGCCACAGCGTAAGGCTGATGTCTGGCAAGCCATGCGTCGGCTGATGGCGCGTTGGAAAGAATCGAATGAGTGA
- the rimI gene encoding ribosomal protein S18-alanine N-acetyltransferase, with protein MSDAVSFRPMTEADLDAVLKIEYAAYSHPWTRGIFLDGLGKYQIWLMFEGQQQVGHGVVQIILDEAHLLNITVKPENQGRGLGLTLLEHLMSIAYKAQARECFLEVRDSNRAAFRLYERYGFNEVGRRRDYYPAVGGREDAVVMACTLVD; from the coding sequence ATGAGTGACGCTGTATCGTTTCGCCCGATGACCGAGGCGGACCTGGACGCTGTACTGAAAATCGAATATGCGGCCTACAGCCATCCCTGGACCCGCGGGATTTTTCTCGATGGCCTGGGCAAGTACCAGATCTGGCTGATGTTCGAAGGGCAGCAGCAGGTCGGCCACGGTGTGGTGCAGATCATTCTTGACGAGGCGCATCTGCTGAACATCACCGTCAAACCGGAAAACCAGGGCCGTGGCCTGGGTTTGACGCTGCTGGAGCATTTGATGTCGATTGCCTACAAGGCGCAGGCGCGTGAATGCTTTTTGGAAGTGCGCGACAGCAACCGGGCGGCGTTTCGGTTGTATGAGCGGTATGGGTTCAATGAGGTCGGGCGTCGACGGGATTACTACCCGGCGGTGGGTGGACGGGAAGATGCGGTGGTCATGGCCTGCACTTTGGTTGATTGA
- the can gene encoding carbonate dehydratase — protein MNELQDLIDNNERWADAITKEDPDFFAKLARQQTPEFLWIGCSDARVPANEIVGMLPGDLFVHRNVANVVLHTDLNCLSVIQYAVDVLKVKHILVTGHYGCGGVRASMQDRQLGLIDGWLRSIRDLYYEKRDELAKLATEEERVDRLCELNVIQQVANVGHTSIVQNAWHRGQSLSIHGCIYGIKDGRWKSLNATISGFEQLPPQYRLRPVEAL, from the coding sequence ATGAACGAATTACAAGATCTGATTGATAACAACGAACGCTGGGCTGACGCGATCACCAAAGAAGATCCTGACTTTTTCGCCAAACTGGCCCGTCAGCAAACACCGGAATTCCTGTGGATCGGCTGCTCCGACGCTCGCGTGCCGGCCAACGAGATTGTTGGCATGCTGCCGGGCGACCTGTTTGTCCACCGCAACGTGGCCAACGTGGTGTTGCACACTGACCTCAACTGCCTGTCGGTCATTCAGTACGCAGTCGATGTACTCAAGGTCAAACACATCCTCGTCACCGGCCACTACGGTTGCGGTGGTGTACGTGCATCGATGCAGGATCGTCAGTTGGGCTTGATCGACGGTTGGCTGCGCTCGATTCGCGATCTCTATTATGAAAAACGCGACGAACTGGCCAAGTTGGCCACTGAAGAAGAACGGGTCGACCGCCTCTGCGAACTCAACGTGATTCAGCAGGTCGCCAACGTCGGTCACACCAGCATTGTGCAAAACGCCTGGCACCGTGGGCAGAGCCTGTCGATCCACGGTTGCATCTACGGCATCAAGGACGGTCGCTGGAAAAGCCTGAACGCCACCATCAGCGGTTTCGAACAGTTGCCGCCGCAGTACCGTTTGCGTCCGGTCGAGGCGTTGTAA
- the mksB gene encoding Mks condensin complex protein MksB, with protein MIEPKRVLRALAEHWALLEPLCEHFDQGTLSLNELRSQLAAQQLDSTPQDITSLLDVWIRLDILVPVAKSPNRFELNAQIHDFLAYLRREHRLGLCLEIEAYLRHLERLAGYIQDAFDIRDGNDLARQLRLLDMRVRDVLKKLANDEQALVAVAERAKTSDRQIPLRQRYAEVLATWDEYVEPMIQLVNADGAFEQGVRKVENVLLKMLTEQQRLGHLVDDDMLLRTHARILEMQTSAQLTLRHARELLLPLREEARRHNAVTRGAALALSAIRRKGIDAVPQAAMPLFTRPQSTFLGSASQVEAYVYALARFEPKPARFPKAHKTQKGEAPRAPRTVREMLERCEDALPMPDLMTWLLEQEPDGATDELLYWFSRLSREKRFKRERLERRDYHTHEHQVSLRSFALLSARDTAEDSASTPHAS; from the coding sequence ATGATCGAACCCAAGCGCGTCTTGCGCGCCCTCGCTGAACACTGGGCACTTCTGGAGCCACTGTGCGAGCACTTCGACCAAGGCACCCTGAGCCTCAACGAACTGCGTTCACAGTTGGCCGCCCAGCAACTGGACAGTACACCGCAGGACATCACCAGCCTGCTGGACGTGTGGATCCGCCTCGACATTCTGGTTCCCGTGGCGAAAAGCCCGAACCGTTTCGAGCTCAACGCGCAGATTCACGACTTCCTCGCTTACCTGCGTCGCGAACACCGTCTGGGCTTGTGCCTGGAAATCGAAGCCTACCTGCGCCACCTCGAGCGCCTGGCCGGTTACATCCAGGACGCCTTTGACATTCGCGACGGCAACGACCTGGCACGTCAGCTGCGCCTGCTCGACATGCGCGTGCGCGACGTGCTGAAGAAACTCGCCAACGACGAACAGGCCCTGGTGGCCGTCGCCGAGCGGGCCAAGACCAGCGACCGGCAGATTCCGCTGCGTCAGCGCTACGCTGAAGTGCTCGCGACCTGGGACGAATACGTCGAACCGATGATCCAGTTGGTGAACGCCGACGGCGCCTTCGAACAAGGCGTGCGCAAGGTCGAAAACGTCCTGCTGAAGATGCTCACCGAACAGCAGCGTCTCGGCCACTTGGTCGACGACGACATGCTGCTGCGCACCCACGCACGAATCCTCGAGATGCAGACCAGCGCCCAGCTGACCTTGCGTCATGCCCGTGAACTGCTGCTGCCGCTGCGCGAAGAAGCGCGTCGGCACAACGCTGTGACCCGTGGCGCGGCGCTCGCGCTGTCGGCCATTCGTCGAAAAGGCATCGATGCGGTGCCGCAAGCCGCAATGCCGCTGTTCACTCGTCCGCAAAGCACCTTCCTCGGCAGCGCCAGTCAGGTCGAAGCCTATGTGTACGCTCTGGCCCGTTTCGAGCCAAAACCGGCGCGTTTTCCCAAGGCTCACAAGACCCAGAAAGGCGAAGCCCCGCGCGCACCACGCACGGTTCGGGAAATGCTCGAGCGCTGCGAAGACGCCCTGCCGATGCCAGACCTGATGACCTGGCTGCTGGAGCAGGAGCCGGACGGCGCCACCGACGAATTGCTGTACTGGTTCTCGCGCCTGTCGCGGGAAAAACGCTTCAAGCGCGAGCGTCTGGAACGCCGCGATTACCACACTCATGAGCACCAGGTCAGCCTGCGCTCCTTCGCCCTGCTCTCGGCCCGCGACACCGCCGAGGATTCTGCGAGCACCCCACATGCATCTTGA
- a CDS encoding intermembrane transport protein PqiB: protein MTELPKAKTRPASNWSAIWVLPLIALLIGGWLAWRAYSETGIEIQVRFESGEGIQANKTEVVYKGMSVGKVKALTLDDEGSSKGVIATVEMNKDVEQYLKTSTRFWLVKPSVTLAGITGLETLVSGNYVAVSPGEGEPTRKFKALAQEPPLSDAKPGLHLTIKADRLGSLNRGSPVFYKQIQVGQLKSYLLSADQSTVELKVFIEPTYASLVRKHTRFWNASGISIDANLSGVKVRSESLASIVAGGIAFATPENRKDSPPTDPSLPFRLYEDFDAAAAGIRVKVKLSDFEGLQAGRTPVMYKGIQVGNLKALKIDPDLSSATAELTLDPLAEEYLVTGTQFWVVKPSISLAGITGLEALVKGNYIAVRPGDKGGAPQREFEARAKAPPLDLRSPGLHLVLFTDNLGSLEVGSPILYKQVKVGSVQSYQFSRTKKQLVIGVHIEKEYEGLVNASTRFWNASGITLTGGLTGGIQVKSESLQSLMAGGIAFETPEAKAPLQKRIPRFRLFANHDEATQKGAVVTIKVDRADGLRTGTPIRFKGLDVGKIEDVDLSDDLQSVLLTARISEVPERIARVGSQFWVVKPELGLIKTSNLETLVTGQYIEVQPAPKNLGPQKNFVALTNPPETAKEEAGLSLVLSAARRGSLKTGVPVTYREITVGKVTGYELGQTADRVLVHILIEPKYAPLVRSGTRFWNTSGFGFDYGLFKGATIRTESLETLIQGGIAFATPDGDRMGVPARPEQTFPLFDKFEDEWLTWAPKISIGK, encoded by the coding sequence ATGACTGAGTTGCCTAAAGCGAAAACCCGACCAGCCTCGAACTGGTCTGCCATTTGGGTGTTGCCCCTGATCGCCTTGCTCATCGGCGGCTGGCTCGCCTGGCGTGCCTACAGCGAGACAGGCATCGAGATTCAGGTGCGCTTCGAAAGTGGTGAAGGCATTCAGGCCAACAAGACCGAAGTCGTCTACAAAGGTATGTCAGTCGGTAAAGTTAAAGCCCTCACACTCGATGACGAAGGCAGCTCCAAAGGCGTGATCGCCACCGTCGAGATGAACAAGGACGTGGAGCAATACCTCAAGACCAGCACGCGCTTCTGGCTGGTCAAGCCGAGCGTGACCCTGGCCGGTATCACGGGCCTGGAGACGCTCGTCTCGGGTAACTATGTGGCCGTCAGCCCAGGGGAAGGCGAGCCGACCCGCAAGTTCAAGGCCTTGGCCCAAGAACCACCGCTGTCGGACGCCAAGCCCGGTCTGCACCTGACCATCAAGGCCGATCGTCTCGGCTCGCTGAATCGCGGCAGCCCGGTGTTCTACAAGCAGATCCAGGTCGGTCAGCTTAAAAGCTACTTGCTGTCCGCGGACCAGAGCACTGTCGAACTCAAAGTCTTCATTGAGCCGACCTACGCCAGCCTGGTGCGTAAACACACGCGTTTCTGGAATGCCAGCGGCATCAGTATCGACGCCAACCTGTCCGGTGTGAAAGTGCGTAGCGAGTCCCTCGCCAGCATCGTCGCCGGTGGTATTGCGTTTGCCACACCGGAAAACCGCAAGGACAGCCCGCCCACCGATCCAAGCCTGCCGTTCCGTCTCTATGAAGACTTCGATGCAGCCGCCGCCGGTATTCGGGTCAAGGTCAAACTCAGCGATTTCGAAGGCCTGCAGGCCGGTCGTACGCCGGTGATGTACAAAGGTATCCAGGTCGGCAATCTGAAAGCGCTCAAGATTGACCCGGACCTGTCCAGTGCGACTGCCGAGTTGACCCTCGATCCGCTGGCCGAAGAGTACCTGGTCACCGGCACGCAGTTCTGGGTGGTCAAACCGTCGATTTCGCTCGCCGGTATTACCGGTCTGGAAGCGTTGGTCAAAGGTAACTACATCGCCGTGCGCCCCGGCGACAAGGGCGGCGCACCACAGCGTGAGTTCGAAGCACGGGCCAAGGCGCCGCCGCTGGATCTGCGTTCGCCGGGCCTGCATCTGGTGCTGTTCACCGACAATCTCGGTTCTCTGGAGGTCGGCAGTCCGATTCTCTACAAGCAGGTCAAGGTGGGTTCGGTGCAGAGCTACCAGTTCTCCCGTACTAAAAAGCAGCTGGTGATCGGTGTGCACATCGAGAAGGAATACGAAGGGCTGGTCAACGCCTCGACGCGTTTCTGGAATGCCAGCGGCATTACGCTAACGGGTGGACTGACCGGCGGCATCCAGGTCAAAAGTGAGTCGTTGCAAAGCCTGATGGCTGGCGGCATTGCCTTCGAAACCCCGGAAGCCAAAGCGCCGTTGCAGAAGCGGATTCCACGTTTCCGGCTGTTCGCCAACCATGACGAGGCGACGCAGAAAGGTGCCGTGGTGACCATCAAGGTTGATCGCGCCGATGGCCTTCGCACGGGCACACCGATTCGATTCAAAGGCCTGGACGTTGGCAAGATCGAGGACGTCGACCTCAGTGACGACTTGCAATCAGTGCTACTGACGGCGCGGATCAGTGAAGTGCCGGAGCGTATCGCTCGGGTGGGCAGTCAGTTCTGGGTGGTCAAACCTGAATTGGGTCTGATCAAGACGTCCAACCTCGAGACACTGGTGACCGGGCAGTACATCGAAGTGCAGCCAGCGCCGAAGAACCTCGGCCCGCAAAAGAACTTCGTGGCTTTGACCAATCCTCCGGAAACCGCCAAGGAAGAGGCCGGTTTGAGCCTGGTGTTGAGTGCTGCTCGTCGGGGATCGCTGAAGACCGGGGTGCCCGTCACCTATCGCGAAATCACGGTAGGCAAGGTGACCGGTTATGAACTGGGCCAGACGGCTGATCGAGTGTTGGTGCACATCCTGATCGAGCCCAAATACGCGCCACTGGTGCGCAGCGGCACGCGGTTCTGGAACACCAGTGGTTTTGGTTTTGACTACGGCTTGTTCAAAGGTGCGACCATACGCACCGAATCGCTGGAGACGCTGATTCAGGGCGGCATCGCCTTTGCCACACCGGATGGCGACCGCATGGGAGTTCCGGCGCGGCCCGAGCAAACGTTCCCGTTGTTCGACAAGTTCGAAGATGAATGGCTGACTTGGGCGCCGAAGATCTCGATCGGCAAGTAG
- the mksF gene encoding Mks condensin complex protein MksF produces the protein MSKERYGIRRFALLNTAGYSLGLFPLEEPLSVYGANNLGKSASINALQFPILARMSDMSFGKYSLEQSRRFYFASDTSYILVEVSLPHGPHVIGVVGRGPGGGFGHQFFAYAGKLDLAHYQKNDTCLRQKELFTNLEREGLKAYELKPDELRRLLVGGHTSIPLDLTLIPLRSTSEQSLKTFRALFINLLHMREITAAKLKQLFLDAFEHSLRSGSVDYIAACEEAFRDVRRMEQDYNSLVTAGPLVEALAAGVAQRNILRGKLHRISPLLDSLLGTWSDYASARKEELTIQAEHYRNEQDALQNDQRGGTQELMRLEREITGIQRWLGELSVLKHRFALVDDVKVLEQQLLAAKDAHDELAGALAQSRQFSAEDLEERLRDLEKRLKSVKQQLDHADNNSYARLREEFSQQDVERLMRLFNSALFSLPLGEHGITLDEDGQWVKSMELILDGFKGERFEVPGLSIDISHIEPPALQALADRAALRDQKERLDKELKQLKTQQAVAADRAASKTQTEALYQQVLDAQKALEDFRRTQTLSAEEGDKLEQLAQMEAAQDELKRSSDAFTERVQQLSAKLQLVGRQIGDMEAKQRTLDDALRRRQLLPADLPFGTPFMDPVDDSMDNLLPLLNDYQDSWQGLLRSDGQIEALYAQVRLKGVAKFDSEDDMERRLQLLINAYAHRTDEALTLGKARRAAVTDIARTLRNIRSDYDSLEHQLALFNREINKRQVSNLQSFRIVLAPNKEALKHIDQIIHSAGQYEEGETLSVFDLSQSADQDNKNEEAKEYLARLVAANHNQLGLKDLFELAFEITKVNGSPVIHTDIDGAASNGTTMTIKALTNMYLLLHLMDRDQAGRVRLPYYLDEAADIDEKNQAALLETSLQLGFVPILASVKPQVCASVAIDLEGGSGPNGIYIDEADWKYIRRHDEVKATVVVQADEPELDAV, from the coding sequence ATGAGCAAGGAACGCTACGGCATTCGCCGCTTTGCCCTTTTGAACACCGCCGGTTACAGCCTCGGCCTGTTCCCGCTGGAAGAGCCGCTGTCGGTTTACGGCGCGAACAACCTCGGTAAATCCGCCTCGATCAACGCCTTGCAGTTCCCGATTCTGGCGCGCATGTCGGACATGAGTTTCGGCAAGTACAGCCTGGAGCAATCCCGGCGTTTCTACTTCGCCTCGGACACCAGTTACATCCTGGTCGAAGTTTCCCTGCCCCACGGCCCGCACGTGATCGGCGTGGTCGGCCGCGGCCCGGGCGGCGGTTTCGGTCACCAGTTCTTTGCCTACGCCGGCAAGCTCGACCTGGCCCATTACCAGAAAAATGACACCTGCCTGCGTCAGAAAGAATTGTTCACCAACCTTGAGCGCGAAGGCCTGAAAGCCTACGAACTCAAGCCGGATGAACTGCGTCGTTTGCTGGTGGGCGGCCACACCTCGATTCCGCTGGACCTGACGCTGATCCCGCTGCGCTCCACCAGCGAGCAGAGCCTGAAGACCTTCCGCGCCCTGTTCATCAACTTGCTGCACATGCGCGAAATCACCGCGGCCAAGCTCAAGCAGCTGTTTCTCGATGCCTTCGAACACAGCCTGCGTTCCGGCAGTGTCGATTACATCGCCGCGTGCGAAGAAGCCTTCCGCGATGTTCGCCGCATGGAGCAGGATTACAACTCGCTGGTCACCGCTGGCCCACTGGTTGAAGCACTGGCCGCTGGCGTGGCCCAGCGCAATATCCTGCGCGGCAAACTGCACCGGATCTCGCCGCTTCTCGACTCCTTGCTTGGCACCTGGTCGGATTACGCCAGTGCGCGCAAGGAAGAACTGACGATTCAGGCCGAGCACTACCGCAACGAGCAGGACGCCCTGCAAAACGATCAACGCGGCGGTACTCAAGAGCTGATGCGTCTGGAGCGGGAAATCACCGGCATCCAGCGCTGGCTCGGCGAGTTGTCGGTGCTCAAGCATCGCTTCGCCCTGGTCGATGACGTCAAAGTCCTCGAGCAGCAACTGCTCGCGGCCAAGGACGCGCACGACGAACTGGCCGGTGCGCTGGCTCAGTCCCGCCAGTTCAGTGCCGAAGACCTCGAAGAGCGCCTGCGCGATCTGGAAAAACGCCTGAAGTCGGTCAAGCAGCAACTCGATCACGCTGACAACAACAGCTACGCCCGACTGCGCGAAGAATTCTCGCAGCAGGACGTCGAGCGCTTGATGCGCCTGTTCAACAGCGCGCTGTTCAGCCTGCCGCTAGGCGAGCATGGCATCACGCTGGACGAGGACGGCCAGTGGGTCAAATCCATGGAGCTGATCCTCGATGGCTTCAAAGGCGAGCGCTTCGAAGTGCCGGGCCTGTCCATCGACATCTCGCACATTGAGCCTCCAGCGCTGCAAGCCCTGGCTGACCGCGCGGCGCTACGCGATCAGAAAGAGCGTCTGGACAAAGAACTCAAGCAACTGAAGACCCAACAAGCCGTAGCCGCCGACCGCGCCGCGAGCAAGACCCAGACTGAAGCGCTTTACCAGCAAGTGCTGGATGCGCAGAAAGCCCTGGAAGACTTCCGTCGCACGCAAACCTTGAGCGCCGAAGAAGGCGACAAGCTTGAGCAATTGGCGCAAATGGAAGCGGCTCAGGATGAATTGAAACGCTCCAGCGACGCCTTCACCGAGCGCGTCCAGCAACTGTCGGCCAAGCTGCAACTGGTCGGCCGCCAGATCGGCGACATGGAAGCCAAGCAACGCACCCTCGACGACGCCCTGCGCCGCCGTCAGCTGTTGCCGGCCGACCTGCCCTTCGGCACGCCGTTCATGGACCCGGTCGATGACTCCATGGACAACCTGCTGCCGTTGCTCAATGACTATCAGGACAGCTGGCAAGGTTTGCTGCGCAGCGACGGGCAAATCGAAGCGCTCTACGCGCAGGTTCGCCTCAAGGGTGTGGCCAAGTTCGACAGCGAAGACGATATGGAACGTCGCCTGCAACTGCTGATCAACGCGTATGCACACCGCACCGACGAAGCCCTGACCCTCGGCAAGGCGCGCCGTGCGGCCGTGACCGACATCGCCCGGACCCTGCGCAACATCCGCAGCGACTACGACAGCCTCGAGCATCAACTGGCGCTGTTCAACCGTGAGATCAACAAGCGTCAGGTTTCCAACCTGCAGAGCTTCCGTATCGTGCTCGCGCCGAACAAGGAAGCGCTCAAGCACATTGACCAGATCATCCACAGCGCCGGCCAATACGAAGAAGGCGAAACCCTCTCCGTCTTCGACCTGAGTCAAAGCGCCGATCAGGACAACAAAAACGAAGAAGCCAAGGAATATCTGGCGCGGCTGGTGGCGGCCAACCACAACCAGCTCGGACTCAAGGACTTGTTCGAGCTGGCGTTCGAGATCACCAAGGTCAACGGATCGCCGGTGATCCACACCGACATCGACGGCGCGGCGTCCAACGGCACCACCATGACCATCAAGGCGCTGACCAACATGTACTTGTTGCTGCACTTGATGGACCGCGACCAGGCCGGTCGCGTGCGCCTGCCGTACTACCTCGACGAGGCGGCGGACATCGACGAGAAGAACCAGGCAGCGCTGCTGGAAACCAGCCTGCAACTGGGCTTCGTGCCGATCCTGGCGAGTGTGAAACCGCAAGTCTGCGCCAGTGTCGCCATCGACCTGGAAGGTGGCAGCGGCCCGAATGGCATCTACATCGACGAGGCGGACTGGAAGTACATCCGTCGTCACGATGAAGTGAAGGCTACCGTTGTTGTACAAGCTGATGAGCCAGAGCTGGATGCGGTCTGA
- a CDS encoding paraquat-inducible protein A, giving the protein MRAIDAGILICGECHELNKQEADTDEQVCTRCGALVHARRPNSLMRTWALLVTAAIIYIPANVLPIMTVSSLGQGDPSTIMSGVIQLVQHGMIPIAAVVFIASILVPTFKLVGIGLLLFSVQRRQPLSARQRIWMYRFIEFIGRWSMLDIFVIAILVAVVNFGRLASVEANLGAIAFASVVILTMLAAVTFDPRLIWDNTESDDDHD; this is encoded by the coding sequence ATGCGGGCGATTGATGCGGGCATTCTGATTTGTGGCGAATGCCACGAGTTGAATAAGCAGGAAGCCGACACCGACGAGCAGGTCTGCACCCGCTGCGGTGCGCTGGTTCACGCGCGCCGTCCGAACAGCCTGATGCGTACCTGGGCGCTGCTGGTCACGGCTGCGATTATTTATATCCCGGCCAATGTGCTGCCGATCATGACCGTCAGCTCCCTGGGCCAGGGCGATCCGAGCACCATCATGTCCGGCGTGATCCAACTGGTTCAGCACGGCATGATTCCAATCGCAGCCGTGGTTTTTATCGCCAGTATTCTGGTACCAACGTTCAAACTGGTGGGCATCGGGTTGTTGCTGTTTTCGGTGCAGCGCCGCCAGCCACTCTCGGCACGCCAGCGTATCTGGATGTACCGCTTTATCGAGTTCATCGGCCGCTGGTCGATGCTCGATATTTTTGTGATCGCCATCCTGGTGGCGGTTGTGAATTTCGGACGGCTTGCCAGCGTCGAAGCCAATCTTGGCGCCATCGCCTTCGCCAGTGTGGTGATTCTGACGATGCTTGCCGCAGTAACTTTCGATCCCCGACTGATTTGGGATAACACGGAGTCGGACGACGACCATGACTGA